One stretch of Streptomyces sp. R21 DNA includes these proteins:
- a CDS encoding polyribonucleotide nucleotidyltransferase, whose product MENETHYAEAVIDNGSFGTRTIRFETGRLAKQAAGSAVAYLDDDTMVLSATSASKKPKDNLDFFPLTVDVEERMYAAGKIPGSFFRREGRPSEDAVLTCRLIDRPLRPSFKKGLRNEIQVVATIMALNPDHLYDVVAINAASASTQLAGLPFSGPVGGVRVALINGQWVAFPTHTELEDAVFDMVVAGRTLEDGDVAIMMVEAEATEKTIQLVKGGAEAPTEEVVAAGLDAAKPFIKVLCKAQSDLAAKAAKPTAEFPIFLDYQDDVLEALTAAVKSELAQALTIAGKQDREAELDRVKDIAAEKLLPQFEGREKEISAAYRSLTKSLVRERVIKDKVRIDGRGVTDIRTLAAEVEAIPRVHGSALFERGETQILGVTTLNMLRMEQQLDTLSPVTRKRYMHNYNFPPYSVGETGRVGSPKRREIGHGALAERALVPVLPTREEFPYAIRQVSEALGSNGSTSMGSVCASTMSLLNAGVPLKAPVAGIAMGLISQEINGETHYVALTDILGAEDAFGDMDFKVAGTKEFVTALQLDTKLDGIPASVLAAALKQARDARLHILDVMMEAIDTPDEMSPNAPRIITVKIPVDKIGEVIGPKGKMINQIQEDTGADITIEDDGTIYIGAVDGPSAEAARATINSIANPTMPEVGERYLGTVVKTTTFGAFVSLLPGKDGLLHISQIRKLAGGKRVENVEDVLGVGSKVQVEIAEIDSRGKLSLIPVIEGEGDDDKKDDTDQ is encoded by the coding sequence GTGGAGAACGAGACCCACTACGCCGAGGCCGTTATCGACAACGGTTCCTTCGGCACCCGCACCATCCGCTTCGAGACGGGCCGCCTGGCCAAGCAGGCCGCCGGCTCCGCCGTCGCGTACCTGGACGACGACACCATGGTGCTGTCGGCCACCAGCGCTTCCAAGAAGCCCAAGGACAATCTCGACTTCTTCCCCCTCACGGTGGACGTCGAGGAGCGGATGTACGCCGCCGGCAAGATCCCCGGCAGCTTCTTCCGACGTGAGGGCCGTCCCTCCGAGGACGCCGTCCTCACCTGTCGCCTGATCGACCGCCCGCTGCGCCCGTCCTTCAAGAAGGGCCTGCGCAACGAGATCCAGGTCGTCGCGACGATCATGGCCCTCAACCCCGACCACCTGTACGACGTCGTGGCGATCAACGCCGCGTCCGCGTCCACGCAGCTGGCCGGTCTGCCCTTCTCCGGCCCGGTCGGCGGCGTCCGCGTCGCGCTGATCAACGGCCAGTGGGTCGCGTTCCCGACGCACACCGAGCTCGAGGACGCCGTCTTCGACATGGTCGTCGCCGGTCGCACCCTCGAGGACGGCGACGTCGCGATCATGATGGTCGAGGCCGAGGCCACCGAGAAGACCATCCAGCTGGTCAAGGGTGGCGCCGAGGCGCCGACCGAGGAGGTCGTGGCCGCCGGTCTCGACGCCGCGAAGCCCTTCATCAAGGTCCTGTGCAAGGCGCAGTCGGACCTCGCCGCGAAGGCCGCCAAGCCGACCGCCGAGTTCCCGATCTTCCTCGACTACCAGGACGACGTCCTGGAGGCCCTCACCGCCGCGGTCAAGAGCGAGCTCGCGCAGGCGCTCACCATCGCCGGCAAGCAGGACCGCGAGGCCGAGCTGGACCGCGTCAAGGACATCGCCGCCGAGAAGCTGCTCCCGCAGTTCGAGGGCCGCGAGAAGGAGATCTCCGCCGCGTACCGCTCGCTGACCAAGTCCCTGGTGCGCGAGCGCGTCATCAAGGACAAGGTCCGCATCGACGGCCGAGGCGTCACGGACATCCGTACGCTCGCCGCCGAGGTCGAGGCCATCCCGCGCGTGCACGGCTCGGCGCTGTTCGAGCGTGGCGAGACCCAGATCCTGGGCGTCACCACCCTCAACATGCTCCGCATGGAGCAGCAGCTGGACACCCTTTCGCCGGTGACCCGCAAGCGTTACATGCACAACTACAACTTCCCGCCGTACTCCGTCGGTGAGACCGGCCGCGTCGGCTCCCCGAAGCGCCGCGAGATCGGCCACGGCGCTCTCGCCGAGCGCGCCCTCGTGCCGGTGCTGCCGACGCGCGAGGAGTTCCCCTACGCGATCCGTCAGGTGTCCGAGGCCCTCGGCTCCAACGGTTCGACGTCCATGGGTTCTGTGTGTGCCAGCACCATGTCGCTCCTGAACGCCGGTGTGCCCCTCAAGGCCCCCGTCGCCGGTATCGCCATGGGCCTGATCTCCCAGGAGATCAACGGCGAGACGCACTACGTCGCCCTCACCGACATCCTCGGTGCGGAGGACGCGTTCGGTGACATGGACTTCAAGGTCGCCGGCACCAAGGAGTTCGTGACCGCCCTCCAGCTCGACACCAAGCTGGACGGCATCCCGGCCTCCGTCCTGGCCGCGGCCCTCAAGCAGGCCCGTGACGCCCGCCTCCACATCCTCGACGTGATGATGGAAGCGATCGACACGCCGGACGAGATGTCCCCCAACGCCCCGCGGATCATCACCGTCAAGATCCCCGTGGACAAGATCGGTGAGGTCATCGGCCCCAAGGGCAAGATGATCAACCAGATCCAGGAGGACACCGGCGCCGACATCACGATCGAGGACGACGGCACCATCTACATCGGTGCTGTCGACGGCCCCTCCGCCGAGGCCGCCCGCGCCACGATCAACTCGATCGCCAACCCGACCATGCCGGAGGTCGGCGAGCGCTACCTGGGCACCGTCGTGAAGACGACGACCTTCGGTGCGTTCGTGTCGCTGCTCCCCGGCAAGGACGGTCTGCTGCACATCTCGCAGATCCGCAAGCTCGCCGGCGGCAAGCGCGTGGAGAACGTCGAGGACGTGCTCGGTGTGGGCTCCAAGGTCCAGGTCGAGATCGCCGAGATCGACTCCCGCGGCAAGCTCTCCCTGATCCCGGTCATCGAGGGTGAAGGCGACGACGACAAGAAGGACGACACCGACCAGTGA
- a CDS encoding ribonuclease J, whose amino-acid sequence MSHPHPELGAPPKLPKGGLRVTPLGGLGEIGRNMTVFEYGGRLLIVDCGVLFPEEEQPGIDLILPDFTSIRDRLDDIEGIVLTHGHEDHIGGVPFLLREKPDIPLIGSKLTLALIEAKLQEHRIRPYTLEVAEGHRERIGPFDCEFVAVNHSIPDALAVAIRTPAGMAVHTGDFKMDQLPLDGRLTDLHAFARLSEEGIDLLLSDSTNAEVPGFVPPERDISNVLRQVFAGASKRIIVASFASHVHRIQQILDAAHEYGRRVAFVGRSMVRNMGIARDLGYLKVPPGLVVDVKTLDDLPDHEIVLVCTGSQGEPMAALSRMANRDHQIRIVQGDTVILASSLIPGNENAVYRVINGLTRWGANVVHKGNAKVHVSGHASAGELLYFYNICKPRNLMPVHGEWRHLRANAELGALTGVPHDRIVIAEDGVVVDLIEGKAKISGKVQAGYVYVDGLSVGDVGEPALKDRRILGDEGIISVFVVMDSSTGKITGGPHIQARGSGIDDSAFSEVVPRITEVLEKSAQDGVVEPHQMQQLIRRTLGKWVSDNYRRRPMILPVVVEV is encoded by the coding sequence TTGAGTCATCCGCATCCTGAACTCGGCGCCCCGCCGAAGCTCCCGAAGGGCGGCCTGCGCGTCACCCCGCTCGGCGGCCTCGGGGAAATCGGCCGGAACATGACGGTCTTCGAATACGGAGGCCGCCTGCTGATCGTCGACTGCGGCGTGCTCTTCCCCGAGGAGGAGCAGCCCGGAATCGACCTGATCCTGCCGGACTTCACGTCCATCAGGGACCGCCTCGACGACATCGAGGGCATCGTCCTCACGCACGGCCACGAGGACCACATCGGCGGCGTCCCGTTTCTCCTGCGCGAGAAGCCGGACATCCCGCTCATCGGCTCCAAGCTGACCCTCGCCCTCATCGAGGCCAAGCTCCAGGAGCACCGCATCCGTCCGTACACGCTCGAGGTGGCCGAGGGCCATCGCGAGCGCATCGGCCCCTTCGACTGCGAGTTCGTCGCGGTCAACCACTCCATCCCGGACGCCCTCGCGGTCGCCATCCGCACCCCTGCGGGCATGGCCGTCCACACGGGCGACTTCAAGATGGACCAGCTCCCGCTGGACGGGCGCCTCACGGACCTGCACGCCTTCGCGCGGCTGAGCGAGGAGGGCATCGACCTCCTTCTCTCCGACTCGACGAACGCCGAGGTCCCGGGCTTCGTCCCGCCCGAGCGCGACATCTCGAACGTCCTGCGCCAGGTCTTCGCCGGTGCCAGCAAGCGGATCATCGTGGCGAGCTTCGCCAGCCACGTCCACCGCATCCAGCAGATTCTGGACGCGGCCCACGAGTACGGCCGCCGGGTCGCCTTCGTCGGCCGCTCGATGGTCCGCAACATGGGCATCGCCCGTGACCTCGGCTATCTGAAGGTCCCGCCGGGCCTGGTGGTCGACGTCAAGACGCTCGACGACCTGCCGGACCACGAGATCGTGCTCGTCTGTACGGGCTCCCAGGGCGAGCCCATGGCAGCCCTCTCCCGGATGGCCAACCGCGACCACCAGATCCGGATCGTCCAGGGCGACACGGTGATCCTCGCCTCGTCCCTGATCCCCGGCAACGAGAACGCGGTCTACCGCGTCATCAACGGCCTGACCCGCTGGGGCGCGAACGTCGTCCACAAGGGCAACGCCAAGGTGCACGTCTCGGGCCACGCCTCCGCGGGCGAGCTGCTGTACTTCTACAACATCTGCAAGCCGCGGAACCTGATGCCGGTCCACGGCGAATGGCGCCACCTGCGCGCCAACGCCGAGCTGGGCGCCCTCACCGGCGTCCCGCACGACCGCATCGTCATCGCCGAGGACGGCGTCGTCGTCGACCTCATCGAGGGCAAGGCCAAGATCTCCGGCAAGGTCCAGGCGGGTTATGTCTACGTCGACGGCCTCTCGGTCGGCGATGTCGGCGAGCCCGCGCTCAAGGACCGGCGGATCCTGGGCGACGAGGGCATCATCTCGGTCTTCGTGGTGATGGACTCGAGCACCGGCAAGATCACCGGCGGCCCGCACATCCAGGCCCGCGGCTCGGGCATCGACGACTCCGCCTTCAGCGAGGTCGTCCCGAGGATCACGGAGGTCCTGGAGAAGTCCGCCCAGGACGGTGTGGTCGAGCCCCACCAGATGCAGCAGCTCATCCGCCGCACGCTGGGCAAATGGGTGTCGGACAACTACCGACGGCGCCCGATGATCCTCCCGGTCGTCGTCGAGGTCTGA
- a CDS encoding DUF397 domain-containing protein, whose amino-acid sequence MAEAEDQDVRARKEREKDELYALDISGVEWHSAPGTEEHEERVEIAYLPEGAVAMRSSLDPDTVLRYTEAEWRAFVLGARDGEFDLEPAPHNSGLTAE is encoded by the coding sequence ATGGCCGAGGCAGAGGACCAGGACGTCAGGGCACGCAAGGAGCGGGAGAAGGACGAGCTCTACGCCCTCGACATCTCGGGCGTCGAATGGCACAGCGCGCCAGGCACGGAGGAGCACGAGGAGCGGGTGGAGATCGCCTACCTGCCCGAGGGTGCGGTGGCCATGCGCTCGTCCCTCGACCCGGACACCGTCCTGCGGTACACGGAGGCGGAGTGGCGCGCCTTCGTGCTCGGGGCGCGGGACGGGGAGTTCGATCTGGAGCCGGCGCCGCACAACAGCGGGCTCACGGCGGAATAG
- the dapA gene encoding 4-hydroxy-tetrahydrodipicolinate synthase: protein MAPTSTPQTPFGRVLTAMVTPFTADGALDLDGAQRLATHLVDAGNDGLIVNGTTGESPTTSDAEKSDLVRAVLEAVGDRAHVVAGVGTNDTHHSIELARAAEKTGAHGLLTVTPYYNKPPQEGLYRHFTAIADATELPVMLYDIPGRSGVPISTETLVRLAEHPRIVANKDAKGDLGRASWAIARSGLAWYSGDDMLNLPLLSVGAVGFVSVVGHVVTPELRALLEAYITGDVQKATEIHQKLLPVFTGMFRTQGVITTKAALALQGLPAGPLRAPMVELSPEETAQLKIDLAAGGVQL from the coding sequence ATGGCTCCGACCTCCACTCCGCAGACCCCCTTCGGGAGGGTCCTCACCGCCATGGTCACGCCCTTCACGGCGGACGGCGCGCTCGACCTCGACGGCGCGCAGCGGCTCGCAACCCACCTGGTGGACGCTGGCAACGACGGCCTGATCGTCAACGGCACCACCGGCGAGTCCCCGACCACCAGCGACGCGGAGAAATCGGATCTCGTACGAGCCGTACTGGAGGCGGTCGGCGACCGCGCCCACGTCGTCGCCGGCGTCGGCACCAACGACACGCACCACAGCATCGAACTGGCCCGCGCCGCCGAGAAGACCGGCGCCCACGGCCTGCTGACCGTGACGCCGTACTACAACAAGCCTCCGCAGGAGGGCCTGTACCGGCACTTCACGGCCATCGCCGACGCGACCGAACTTCCGGTGATGCTCTACGACATCCCCGGCCGCAGCGGCGTCCCGATCAGCACCGAAACGCTGGTGCGTCTGGCCGAGCACCCGCGTATCGTCGCGAACAAGGACGCCAAGGGAGACCTCGGGCGGGCCAGCTGGGCCATCGCCCGCTCCGGCCTCGCCTGGTACTCCGGCGACGACATGCTGAACCTGCCGCTGCTCTCGGTCGGCGCAGTCGGCTTCGTCTCCGTCGTCGGCCATGTCGTCACCCCCGAGCTGCGCGCCCTCCTTGAGGCGTACATCACGGGTGACGTCCAGAAGGCCACCGAGATCCACCAGAAGCTGCTCCCGGTCTTCACCGGCATGTTCCGCACCCAGGGCGTCATCACCACGAAGGCCGCGCTCGCCCTCCAGGGCCTGCCCGCCGGCCCGCTGCGCGCACCGATGGTCGAACTGTCACCCGAGGAGACCGCGCAGCTCAAGATCGATCTCGCCGCCGGCGGGGTACAGCTCTAA
- the thyX gene encoding FAD-dependent thymidylate synthase — protein MTDTPADDLKPSFRSDVSVELVKHTASDSDVLFAARVSTVGEQSLDELQKDPERSKGLINYLMRDRHGSPFEHNSMTFFISAPIFVFREFMRHRVGWSYNEESGRYRELEPVFYVPGADRKLVQEGRPGKYVFVEGTEAQQELVSRTMEDSYREAYQAYQEMLAAGVAREVARAVLPVGLFSSMYATCNARSLMHFLGLRTQHELAKVPSFPQREIEMVGEKMETEWAKLMPLTYAAFNGNGRVAP, from the coding sequence GTGACCGACACCCCCGCCGACGACCTCAAGCCCAGCTTCCGCAGCGATGTCAGCGTCGAGCTGGTCAAGCACACCGCGTCCGACTCGGACGTGCTGTTCGCCGCCCGTGTCTCGACCGTCGGCGAGCAGTCGCTGGACGAGCTGCAGAAGGACCCCGAGCGGTCCAAGGGCCTGATCAACTACCTGATGCGGGACCGGCACGGCAGCCCCTTCGAGCACAACTCGATGACGTTCTTCATCAGCGCCCCGATCTTCGTCTTCCGCGAGTTCATGCGGCACCGCGTCGGCTGGTCGTACAACGAGGAGTCGGGCCGGTACAGGGAGCTCGAACCGGTCTTCTACGTCCCCGGCGCGGACCGCAAGCTGGTCCAGGAGGGCCGCCCCGGCAAGTACGTCTTCGTGGAGGGCACCGAGGCCCAGCAGGAGCTGGTCTCCCGCACCATGGAGGACTCGTACCGCGAGGCGTACCAGGCGTACCAGGAGATGCTCGCCGCCGGCGTCGCCCGCGAGGTCGCCCGCGCGGTCCTCCCGGTCGGCCTCTTCTCCTCGATGTACGCCACCTGCAACGCGCGCTCGCTGATGCACTTCCTCGGCCTGCGCACCCAGCACGAGCTCGCCAAGGTCCCGTCCTTCCCGCAGCGGGAGATCGAGATGGTCGGCGAGAAGATGGAGACGGAGTGGGCGAAGCTCATGCCGCTCACCTACGCGGCCTTCAACGGCAACGGTCGTGTGGCGCCGTAG
- a CDS encoding M16 family metallopeptidase, producing MTSSSSTATARTSSEARAVARTQTLVKGANGIGTVRKTTLPGGLRIVTETLPSVRSATFGIWAHVGSRDETPSLNGATHYLEHLLFKGTSSRSALDISSALDAVGGEMNAFTAKEYTCYYARVLDTDLPLAIDVVCDMLTGSLIREEDVNVERGAILEEIAMTEDDPGDCVHDLFAHTMLGDTPLGRPVLGTVDTVNALTADRIRRFYKKHYDPTHLVVACAGNVDHNKVVRQVRAAFEKAGALKQTAAEPIAPRDGRRIIRAAGRVELLGRKTEQAHVVLGMPGLARTDDRRWALGVLNTALGGGMSSRLFQEVREKRGLAYSVYSYTSGFADCGLFGVYAGCRPSQVHDVLKICRDELDQVASDGLSDEEIGRAIGQLRGSTVLGLEDTGALMNRIGKSELCWGEQMSVDDMLTRIASVTPDEVRAVARDILGQRPSLSVIGPLKDKQASRLHEAVA from the coding sequence GTGACGTCGAGCAGCTCCACGGCGACGGCCCGCACCTCTTCGGAGGCGCGGGCCGTCGCCCGTACCCAAACACTCGTCAAGGGCGCGAACGGAATCGGCACGGTCCGCAAGACGACCCTCCCGGGCGGCCTGCGCATCGTCACCGAGACCCTGCCCTCCGTGCGCTCGGCGACCTTCGGTATCTGGGCGCACGTGGGCTCCCGTGACGAGACCCCGTCCCTGAACGGTGCCACGCACTACCTGGAGCACCTGCTCTTCAAGGGCACCAGCAGCAGGTCGGCCCTGGACATCTCCTCCGCCCTGGACGCGGTCGGCGGCGAGATGAACGCGTTCACGGCGAAGGAGTACACGTGCTACTACGCGCGTGTGCTCGACACGGACCTGCCGCTCGCCATCGACGTCGTCTGCGACATGCTCACGGGCTCGCTGATACGCGAAGAGGACGTCAACGTCGAGCGCGGTGCGATCCTCGAAGAGATCGCGATGACCGAGGACGACCCGGGCGACTGCGTGCACGACCTGTTCGCGCACACGATGCTTGGCGACACCCCGCTCGGCCGGCCCGTCCTGGGCACGGTCGACACCGTCAACGCCCTCACCGCGGACCGCATCCGCCGCTTCTACAAGAAGCACTACGACCCGACGCACCTCGTCGTCGCCTGCGCGGGCAACGTCGACCACAACAAGGTCGTCCGCCAGGTCCGCGCCGCTTTCGAGAAGGCCGGCGCCCTCAAGCAGACCGCCGCCGAGCCGATCGCCCCGCGCGACGGCCGCCGCATCATCCGCGCCGCCGGACGCGTGGAACTCCTCGGCCGCAAGACCGAGCAGGCCCATGTCGTCCTCGGCATGCCGGGCCTCGCCCGCACCGACGACCGCCGCTGGGCGCTGGGTGTCCTGAACACCGCCCTCGGCGGCGGCATGTCCTCGCGCCTCTTCCAGGAGGTCCGCGAGAAGCGCGGCCTGGCCTACAGCGTGTACTCGTACACCTCGGGCTTCGCCGACTGCGGCCTCTTCGGCGTGTACGCGGGCTGTCGGCCGTCGCAGGTCCACGACGTGCTGAAGATCTGCCGCGACGAACTCGACCAGGTCGCCTCCGACGGGCTGTCCGACGAGGAGATCGGCCGCGCCATCGGCCAGCTCAGGGGCTCCACCGTCCTCGGCCTGGAGGACACGGGCGCGCTGATGAACCGTATCGGCAAGAGCGAGCTGTGCTGGGGCGAGCAGATGTCCGTCGACGACATGCTGACCCGGATAGCGTCGGTCACCCCGGACGAGGTGCGCGCGGTCGCCCGCGACATCCTGGGACAGCGGCCCTCGCTGTCGGTCATCGGCCCGCTCAAGGACAAACAGGCGTCCCGTCTGCACGAAGCGGTCGCGTAG
- the rpsO gene encoding 30S ribosomal protein S15: MSLDAATKKQIITEFGQKEGDTGSPEVQVAMLSRRISDLTEHLKTHKHDHHSRRGLLILVGQRRRLLQYLAKKDIQRFRALVDRLGIRRGAAGAK; this comes from the coding sequence GTGTCGCTCGACGCCGCTACGAAGAAGCAGATCATCACCGAGTTCGGCCAGAAGGAGGGCGACACCGGCTCCCCCGAGGTCCAGGTCGCCATGCTCTCGCGCCGGATCTCGGACCTGACCGAGCACCTCAAGACCCACAAGCACGACCACCACTCCCGTCGTGGTCTGCTGATCCTGGTCGGTCAGCGTCGCCGTCTGCTGCAGTACCTGGCCAAGAAGGACATCCAGCGCTTCCGTGCGCTGGTCGACCGCCTGGGCATCCGCCGCGGTGCGGCGGGCGCCAAGTAA
- the eccD gene encoding type VII secretion integral membrane protein EccD, translating to MTATGTRGPGPEAPSGASTGLGFCRVTIVAPDSRIDVALPDDIPVADIYPEILRLSRQSPAEGAPVGYHLVRRDGSVLDSSRSFAAQRILDGELLSLRPFSESLPPAVFDDVSEAVASAVTREHTLWGGDLTRAAGLVGGGVLPTLLAFVAWTADPLHDMHSLPGILAGVTGVLMVVLAAVRARVYDDRASAVALGLGALPNMAVAGSGLLTLADGQGIGGLQFLLACAAVLVASVILTLCSPRGDGPFVAFVFASAIGLVAEFVSILVHWTPKETAALCAPIAVGALAFLPGLSMRFARLPIGFEPPNSTSTRSAYGTDPAPQEPIDAERIRAQARRGHELLVGLVGGCALVAVAASAVLGFSFDLWAQLLAFATGLAMLMRAHLFRYTAQVAPVLAAGLGALVLLGLGLALNPPQSLIRDALSGDRAALDVRTVWLVAAIAAAAALVTSLGLILPRGGLTPFWGRFLEIAEGFVLLTLVPLTLAVFDVYASVRAMTS from the coding sequence ATGACGGCCACCGGGACAAGAGGGCCAGGCCCGGAAGCCCCTTCAGGGGCGAGCACGGGCCTCGGCTTCTGCCGGGTCACCATCGTCGCGCCCGACAGCCGGATCGACGTGGCGCTGCCCGACGACATTCCGGTCGCCGACATCTATCCGGAGATCCTGAGGCTGTCCCGGCAGAGCCCCGCCGAGGGCGCTCCCGTCGGATACCACCTCGTACGCAGGGACGGCAGCGTCCTGGACAGCTCCCGCTCGTTCGCTGCCCAGCGCATTCTCGACGGCGAACTGCTCAGCCTGCGCCCCTTCTCCGAGTCGCTGCCGCCCGCCGTCTTCGACGACGTGTCCGAGGCGGTCGCCTCCGCGGTGACGCGCGAACACACCTTGTGGGGCGGTGACCTGACCCGTGCCGCGGGTCTCGTCGGCGGGGGCGTCCTGCCGACCCTGCTCGCCTTCGTGGCCTGGACCGCCGATCCGCTCCACGACATGCACAGCCTGCCCGGCATCCTCGCGGGCGTGACCGGCGTCCTCATGGTCGTCCTGGCCGCCGTCCGTGCCCGTGTCTACGATGACCGGGCCTCGGCTGTCGCGCTGGGACTCGGCGCCCTTCCGAACATGGCAGTGGCGGGCTCCGGGCTGCTGACCCTTGCCGACGGCCAGGGCATCGGCGGGCTGCAGTTCCTCCTCGCCTGCGCCGCCGTGCTGGTGGCCTCGGTGATCCTCACCCTCTGCTCACCGCGCGGAGACGGCCCGTTCGTCGCCTTCGTGTTCGCCTCTGCCATCGGCCTGGTCGCGGAGTTCGTGTCGATCCTCGTGCACTGGACGCCCAAGGAGACGGCCGCGCTGTGCGCCCCGATCGCCGTGGGAGCCCTCGCCTTCCTGCCGGGGCTGTCCATGCGCTTCGCCCGCCTCCCGATCGGCTTCGAGCCGCCGAACAGCACCAGCACGCGCAGCGCGTACGGCACCGATCCGGCCCCTCAGGAGCCGATCGACGCCGAGCGGATCAGGGCCCAAGCCCGACGCGGTCACGAACTCCTCGTCGGCCTCGTGGGCGGCTGCGCCCTGGTCGCCGTGGCGGCCTCGGCGGTGCTCGGCTTCTCCTTCGACCTGTGGGCGCAGTTGCTCGCCTTCGCGACCGGCCTCGCGATGCTGATGCGCGCCCACCTCTTCCGCTACACCGCCCAGGTGGCACCCGTCCTGGCCGCGGGCCTCGGTGCGCTCGTCCTGCTCGGCCTCGGCCTGGCGCTCAACCCGCCGCAGTCCCTGATCCGCGACGCCCTGAGCGGGGACCGTGCGGCTCTCGACGTCCGCACCGTCTGGCTCGTCGCTGCGATCGCCGCCGCGGCCGCACTGGTCACTTCTCTCGGCCTGATTCTCCCGCGCGGAGGTCTCACCCCCTTCTGGGGCCGTTTCCTGGAGATCGCCGAGGGCTTCGTCCTGCTGACCCTCGTCCCCCTGACGCTCGCCGTCTTCGACGTGTACGCCTCTGTTCGGGCGATGACCAGTTGA
- the dapB gene encoding 4-hydroxy-tetrahydrodipicolinate reductase, translating to MSKLRVAVLGAKGRIGSEAVRAVEAAEDMELVAALGRGDKLETLVDAGAQAVVELTTPASVMENLDFCVRHGIHAVVGTTGWTDERLAQLNTALAGSPQTGVLIAPNFSIGAVLTMKFAQIAAPYFESVEVVELHHPNKVDAPSGTATRTAQLIAEARRKAGSAPQPDATTTALDGARGANVDGVPVHAVRLRGLLAHQEVLLGGEGETLTVRHDSLHHSSFMPGILLGVRRVVTTPGLTFGLEHFLDLG from the coding sequence ATGAGCAAGTTGCGCGTGGCGGTCCTCGGTGCCAAGGGCCGTATCGGATCCGAAGCGGTACGAGCCGTCGAGGCCGCCGAGGACATGGAGCTGGTGGCCGCGCTCGGCCGGGGCGACAAGCTGGAGACGCTGGTCGACGCCGGCGCCCAGGCCGTGGTCGAACTGACCACCCCGGCCTCGGTCATGGAGAACCTCGACTTCTGCGTACGGCACGGCATCCACGCCGTGGTCGGTACGACCGGCTGGACCGACGAGCGCCTCGCGCAGCTGAACACCGCGCTGGCCGGGTCTCCGCAGACCGGCGTGCTCATCGCCCCGAACTTCTCCATCGGCGCCGTACTGACCATGAAGTTCGCGCAGATCGCGGCGCCGTACTTCGAGTCCGTCGAGGTCGTCGAGCTGCACCACCCGAACAAGGTGGACGCCCCGAGCGGCACCGCCACGCGCACCGCCCAGCTCATCGCCGAGGCACGTCGGAAGGCGGGCAGCGCCCCGCAGCCCGACGCCACGACGACGGCCCTGGACGGTGCCCGCGGCGCGAACGTCGACGGTGTCCCGGTGCACGCGGTCCGGCTGCGCGGCCTGCTGGCCCACCAGGAGGTGCTGCTCGGCGGCGAGGGCGAGACCCTCACCGTCCGGCACGACTCCCTCCACCACAGCAGCTTCATGCCGGGCATCCTGCTCGGCGTGCGCCGCGTGGTGACCACGCCGGGCCTCACCTTCGGCCTGGAACACTTCCTGGACCTCGGCTGA